From Kineosporia sp. NBRC 101731, one genomic window encodes:
- a CDS encoding agmatine deiminase family protein, with amino-acid sequence MHAGRHMPAEWEAHERTWMAFPTPNPTFGETGGPDLTRARTAWSAVANTIAGYEQVSMLVAPGDDSAAKTLLDPRIQLVEVALDDAWLRDSGPTFVRTPTGDGDGDGDGLIAVDWCFNGWGAQKWAKWDLDAYVATAIAERADMPVSTSTLTQEGGGLHVDGAGTVLLTETVQLDPDRNPGWTREDVETEIHAQLGTTTAIWLPRGLTADYGEFGTRGHVDIVAAFTRPGTVVVHTQTDPGHPDYAVSQEVSAILRDATDARGQRLEVIELLAPERHEMAGELVDHSYVNHYVANDVVVLCSFDDPRDEQARAVLQSAYPDRTVVTVDARDIFAFGGGIHCITQQQPR; translated from the coding sequence ATGCACGCCGGACGCCACATGCCCGCCGAATGGGAAGCGCACGAGCGCACCTGGATGGCCTTCCCCACGCCCAACCCCACGTTCGGCGAGACCGGCGGGCCCGACCTGACCCGCGCGCGCACCGCCTGGAGCGCCGTCGCGAACACCATCGCCGGGTACGAACAGGTCTCCATGCTCGTGGCCCCCGGTGACGACTCCGCCGCCAAGACGCTGCTCGACCCGCGGATCCAGCTGGTCGAGGTCGCCCTCGACGACGCCTGGCTGCGTGACTCGGGCCCCACCTTCGTCCGCACCCCCACCGGTGACGGTGACGGTGACGGTGACGGGCTGATCGCCGTGGACTGGTGCTTCAACGGCTGGGGCGCCCAGAAATGGGCGAAGTGGGACCTGGACGCCTACGTGGCCACCGCGATCGCCGAACGCGCCGACATGCCGGTGAGCACCTCGACCCTGACTCAGGAGGGTGGCGGCCTGCACGTCGACGGCGCGGGCACCGTGCTGCTGACCGAGACCGTGCAGCTCGACCCCGACCGCAATCCCGGCTGGACCCGCGAGGACGTCGAGACCGAGATCCACGCCCAGCTCGGCACCACCACCGCGATCTGGCTGCCGCGCGGCCTGACCGCCGACTACGGCGAGTTCGGCACCCGTGGCCATGTCGACATCGTCGCCGCGTTCACCCGCCCGGGCACTGTCGTCGTGCACACCCAGACCGACCCCGGCCACCCCGACTACGCTGTCTCGCAAGAGGTCTCGGCCATTCTGCGGGATGCCACCGACGCCCGCGGCCAGCGCCTGGAGGTCATCGAGCTGCTGGCCCCCGAACGGCACGAGATGGCCGGCGAACTCGTCGACCACTCCTACGTCAACCACTACGTGGCCAACGACGTGGTGGTGCTCTGCTCGTTCGACGATCCCCGCGACGAGCAGGCCCGGGCCGTGCTGCAGAGCGCCTACCCCGACCGCACCGTCGTCACCGTCGACGCGCGTGACATCTTCGCCTTCGGCGGCGGCATCCACTGCATCACCCAGCAGCAGCCCCGTTGA
- the ureA gene encoding urease subunit gamma — translation MRLTPTERDRLLIFTAAELARSRRSRGLRLNIPEATALIADTVCEAARDGARLAQAMEAGRTVLGPHEVLPGVADVVDRVEVEAVFDDGTRLVVVTDPFAGSLGDDAPGALLPGPAQPVTFPDAVTIPVTNTSPVPISVTSHFHFFEVNPRLRFDRRAAYGRRLAIDAGGTVRFDPGQTREVELTPIGGARVVIGFAGLVDGPLDAPGAIAAALEKAHACGYLDTQEEQA, via the coding sequence ATGCGGTTGACCCCCACCGAGCGTGACCGGCTGCTGATCTTCACGGCCGCCGAACTGGCCAGGTCACGGCGATCCCGCGGCTTGCGGCTGAACATTCCGGAGGCCACGGCGCTGATCGCCGACACGGTGTGTGAGGCCGCGCGCGACGGAGCCCGCCTGGCGCAGGCGATGGAGGCGGGGCGCACGGTGCTCGGCCCGCACGAGGTGCTGCCGGGGGTCGCGGACGTCGTGGACCGGGTCGAGGTGGAGGCCGTGTTCGACGACGGCACCCGGCTCGTGGTGGTCACGGATCCGTTCGCAGGATCCTTGGGTGACGATGCCCCGGGCGCGTTGCTGCCCGGCCCCGCCCAGCCGGTCACCTTCCCCGACGCGGTGACGATCCCGGTGACCAACACGTCCCCCGTTCCCATCAGCGTCACCTCGCACTTCCACTTCTTCGAGGTCAACCCCCGTCTACGGTTCGACCGGCGGGCGGCGTACGGACGACGTCTCGCCATCGATGCCGGCGGCACCGTGCGTTTCGATCCGGGCCAGACCCGCGAGGTCGAGCTGACCCCGATCGGGGGTGCCCGCGTCGTCATCGGTTTCGCCGGTCTCGTCGACGGCCCGCTGGACGCGCCCGGCGCGATCGCCGCCGCCCTCGAGAAGGCCCACGCCTGTGGGTATCTGGACACCCAGGAGGAGCAGGCATGA
- a CDS encoding phosphoribosyltransferase family protein: MNKNTGGAVFKDRTEAGRALADHLADHFASGLPEETLVVGLTGGGVAVAAEVATRLELPMDVVVVQRLHRSGQPTMVLGSVAEHGTSAMVPGAWDRYLVGPNELEDLIRRQRLRLRRRTDQIRRGIAPLSCRGRTVLLITDGLASGASARAAGAAVRARGAQHIFLAVPVSSPAGPAAVALAADEFSSLYSPEPFRSVGEWYADFSEVTDEQVSAVLHGTSGFAGPPSLVSSPPSFSTGSASPWATMF; the protein is encoded by the coding sequence ATGAACAAGAATACGGGGGGCGCCGTGTTCAAAGATCGTACGGAGGCCGGGCGGGCCCTGGCCGATCACCTGGCCGACCACTTCGCCTCCGGCCTCCCCGAGGAGACTCTCGTGGTCGGCCTCACCGGTGGGGGTGTCGCCGTGGCCGCCGAGGTCGCCACGCGGCTCGAGCTCCCGATGGATGTCGTCGTGGTGCAACGCCTGCACCGATCCGGGCAGCCGACCATGGTCCTGGGCTCCGTCGCCGAGCACGGCACCAGTGCCATGGTTCCGGGTGCCTGGGACCGGTACCTGGTGGGCCCGAACGAGCTGGAAGATCTCATCCGCCGCCAGCGCCTGCGGCTACGCCGCCGGACCGACCAGATCCGCCGGGGTATCGCACCGCTCTCCTGCCGGGGCCGAACGGTGCTGCTCATCACCGACGGCCTGGCCAGTGGCGCGAGCGCCCGCGCGGCCGGTGCCGCGGTGCGGGCGCGCGGGGCCCAGCACATCTTCCTGGCGGTCCCGGTGAGCTCCCCGGCCGGCCCGGCGGCAGTCGCCCTGGCGGCCGACGAGTTCTCCAGCCTGTACTCGCCGGAGCCGTTCCGTTCCGTCGGCGAGTGGTACGCCGACTTCTCCGAGGTCACGGACGAGCAGGTGAGCGCTGTTCTACACGGCACCAGCGGTTTCGCCGGCCCACCGAGCCTGGTGTCGTCCCCGCCGTCGTTCTCGACGGGCTCTGCCTCGCCCTGGGCGACGATGTTCTGA
- a CDS encoding TetR/AcrR family transcriptional regulator C-terminal domain-containing protein encodes MARPAKPLLSREAILRAALAQLDATGTLALPALARELGVGTSSLYHHVKGGREEVIEGIRGLLSVSAMPSDRRPGETWRDFTTRWAASYRAAYAAHPAVVPLMTAQTVAHPATLASYETLAEVLHDAGFGDQDLLHVVTVLDSFILGSALDAGAPVEVWADGGDPDSALSRARGATLAQPGDRSERAFRLGLESLLAGLEHLRSGSGRPR; translated from the coding sequence ATGGCCCGACCCGCCAAGCCTCTGCTCTCGCGCGAGGCGATCCTGCGGGCCGCTCTGGCCCAGCTCGACGCCACCGGCACGCTCGCCCTGCCCGCCCTCGCCCGGGAGCTGGGTGTCGGCACCTCCTCGCTCTACCACCATGTCAAAGGTGGCCGGGAAGAGGTGATCGAGGGCATTCGCGGACTGCTGTCGGTGTCCGCGATGCCGTCCGACCGCCGCCCGGGCGAGACCTGGCGCGACTTCACCACGCGCTGGGCCGCCTCGTACCGCGCCGCGTACGCCGCCCACCCGGCGGTGGTGCCCCTGATGACCGCGCAGACCGTGGCTCATCCGGCCACGCTCGCCTCGTACGAGACCCTGGCCGAGGTGCTGCACGACGCGGGTTTCGGCGACCAGGACCTCCTGCACGTGGTGACGGTGCTGGACAGTTTCATCCTCGGCTCGGCCCTGGACGCCGGGGCCCCGGTCGAGGTCTGGGCCGACGGCGGCGATCCGGACTCGGCGCTGTCGCGGGCCCGCGGGGCGACCCTCGCCCAGCCGGGTGACCGCTCGGAGCGTGCGTTCCGGCTGGGTCTGGAGAGTCTGCTCGCCGGGCTCGAGCACCTGCGGTCCGGAAGCGGCCGACCCCGTTGA
- a CDS encoding universal stress protein, producing MSTDASTARPLVVVGVDGSEQSKRALQWAGRLERLPGAPQLPQIQAVIVWDYPAPYGVGAPMGGGGGNELAQGILDNAVKSAFPEGIPENVTQVVRRGGVAQTLIDLSKGAQLAVVGSRGHGGIAGLFLGSVSMRVAERAACPVLVVHGDKDTSVPAGAGRV from the coding sequence ATGAGTACTGATGCATCTACCGCACGGCCACTGGTCGTGGTCGGTGTCGACGGATCGGAGCAGTCGAAGCGGGCTCTGCAATGGGCCGGCCGGCTGGAGCGGCTCCCGGGTGCACCGCAGCTGCCGCAGATCCAGGCGGTCATCGTCTGGGACTACCCCGCGCCCTACGGGGTCGGGGCGCCGATGGGCGGAGGCGGCGGGAACGAGCTGGCTCAGGGAATTCTCGATAATGCCGTGAAAAGTGCTTTTCCCGAGGGTATTCCGGAGAACGTCACGCAGGTCGTCCGGCGGGGTGGCGTGGCCCAGACCCTGATCGACCTGTCGAAGGGTGCGCAGCTGGCCGTGGTGGGCAGCCGGGGTCACGGCGGCATCGCCGGCCTCTTCCTCGGGTCGGTGAGCATGCGGGTGGCCGAGCGGGCTGCCTGCCCGGTGCTGGTCGTGCACGGGGACAAGGACACATCGGTGCCGGCCGGGGCCGGTCGGGTCTGA
- a CDS encoding universal stress protein: MSENTSSGRPRIVVGVDGSEQSKYALRWASRLAGLAGPGAGPQIQAVIAWDFPAPYGFGAPMPNWNADEVATGVLTAAVKEAYPEGEPDGLVTVVREGGAAAVLIGLSEGALMTVVGSRGHGGFSGLLIGSVSEKVAEHAHSPVLVVHGDADGPVPPPLP; the protein is encoded by the coding sequence ATGAGCGAGAACACGTCGTCGGGCCGGCCCCGCATCGTGGTCGGCGTGGACGGATCTGAGCAGTCGAAATACGCTCTGCGGTGGGCCAGTCGGTTGGCCGGTCTGGCCGGTCCGGGTGCCGGGCCGCAGATTCAGGCAGTCATCGCCTGGGACTTCCCGGCGCCGTACGGTTTCGGTGCGCCGATGCCCAACTGGAATGCCGATGAGGTCGCGACGGGTGTGCTGACCGCTGCGGTGAAAGAGGCCTATCCCGAGGGTGAACCGGACGGCCTGGTGACCGTGGTCCGGGAAGGTGGGGCGGCCGCGGTCCTGATCGGACTGTCGGAGGGGGCACTGATGACCGTGGTCGGCAGCCGTGGTCACGGTGGCTTCTCCGGCCTGCTGATCGGATCGGTCAGCGAGAAGGTCGCCGAGCATGCGCACAGTCCGGTGCTCGTGGTCCACGGAGACGCGGACGGTCCGGTGCCGCCTCCGCTGCCCTGA
- a CDS encoding urease subunit alpha: MSLAGADYASAYGPREGDRIRLGDTGLVIEVEADSQRPGEEFLAGFAKTARDGMHLKAARVSQTCDVVISNVVVIDAVLGIRKVSIGIREGRISAIGRAGNPDTLDGVDVVVGTGTTIVPGEGLIATAGAIDTHVHLLSPRIMEASLASGVTTIIGQEFGPVWGVGVNSPWALRHAFNAFDAWPVNIGFLGRGSASDPGSSVEALVEGGACGFKVHEDMGAHARALDTALRVAQEYDVQVALHTDGINESLSVQDTLAVLEGRTIHAFHIEGCGGGHVPNVLSLAGEPNVIGSSTNPTLPFGRDAVAEHFHMIMAAHGLKEDLPGDAELARDRIRAGTMGAEDVLHDLGIIPITSSDAQGMGRAGETVRRTFAMAGKMKADLGALNPGETNDNARALRYIAKLTANPAIAHGLSHEIGTLEVGKLADVVLWRPPFFGAKPDLVLKAGFPAYGITGDPNAAIDRAEPLVYGPQFGGHGATAADLSVAFTSQAAAQDGNDTMTTRRRRVGVRGTRGIGPAQMLLNHRLATVRVAPESGLVTVDGEPVTSTPAESTALNRLYFL; encoded by the coding sequence ATGAGCCTCGCCGGAGCCGACTACGCCAGCGCCTACGGACCGCGCGAGGGCGACCGGATCCGCCTCGGCGACACCGGTCTGGTGATCGAGGTCGAGGCGGACTCCCAGCGGCCGGGCGAGGAGTTCCTCGCCGGTTTCGCCAAGACCGCCCGTGACGGCATGCACCTCAAGGCCGCCCGGGTCAGCCAGACCTGCGACGTGGTGATCTCGAACGTGGTCGTCATCGACGCGGTGCTGGGCATCCGTAAGGTCTCGATCGGGATCCGGGAGGGCCGCATCAGCGCCATCGGGCGGGCCGGGAACCCGGACACCCTCGACGGGGTGGACGTCGTGGTCGGCACCGGCACCACGATCGTGCCGGGGGAGGGCCTGATCGCCACGGCGGGGGCCATCGACACCCACGTGCACCTGCTCAGCCCCCGCATCATGGAGGCCTCGCTGGCCAGCGGCGTCACCACGATCATCGGGCAGGAGTTCGGCCCGGTCTGGGGCGTCGGCGTGAACTCGCCCTGGGCCCTGCGCCACGCCTTCAACGCGTTCGACGCCTGGCCGGTGAACATCGGCTTCCTGGGCCGAGGTTCGGCCTCCGACCCGGGCTCGTCGGTGGAGGCCCTGGTCGAGGGCGGCGCCTGCGGGTTCAAGGTGCACGAGGACATGGGTGCGCACGCCCGCGCCCTGGACACCGCGCTGCGGGTGGCGCAGGAGTACGACGTGCAGGTCGCGCTGCACACCGACGGGATCAACGAGTCGCTGTCGGTGCAGGACACGCTCGCCGTGCTGGAGGGGCGCACGATCCACGCGTTCCACATCGAGGGCTGCGGCGGCGGGCACGTGCCGAACGTGCTGAGCCTGGCCGGGGAACCGAACGTCATCGGCTCGTCCACCAACCCGACCCTGCCCTTCGGGCGCGACGCGGTCGCCGAGCACTTCCACATGATCATGGCCGCGCACGGGCTCAAGGAAGACCTGCCCGGTGACGCGGAGCTGGCCCGCGACCGGATCCGGGCCGGCACGATGGGCGCCGAGGACGTGCTGCACGACCTGGGCATCATCCCGATCACCTCCTCCGACGCCCAGGGCATGGGCCGCGCCGGGGAGACCGTGCGCCGCACCTTCGCGATGGCCGGGAAGATGAAGGCCGACCTCGGCGCCCTGAACCCCGGGGAGACCAACGACAACGCCCGCGCCCTGAGATATATCGCCAAGCTGACGGCCAATCCGGCGATCGCGCACGGCCTCTCCCACGAGATCGGCACGCTCGAGGTGGGCAAACTCGCCGATGTCGTGCTGTGGCGTCCCCCATTCTTCGGTGCGAAACCCGACCTCGTGCTCAAGGCGGGCTTTCCCGCCTACGGGATCACCGGCGACCCGAACGCCGCGATCGACCGCGCCGAACCTCTGGTCTACGGACCGCAGTTCGGCGGGCACGGCGCGACCGCGGCCGATCTGTCGGTGGCCTTCACCTCCCAGGCCGCCGCGCAGGACGGCAACGACACCATGACCACCCGCCGCCGGCGCGTCGGCGTACGGGGCACCCGGGGCATCGGCCCCGCCCAGATGCTGCTCAACCACCGCCTCGCCACCGTGCGCGTGGCCCCGGAATCCGGGCTCGTCACGGTCGACGGTGAGCCCGTCACCTCCACCCCGGCCGAGTCCACCGCACTCAACCGTCTCTACTTCCTCTGA
- a CDS encoding CoA-binding protein, whose amino-acid sequence MSTLTTARRPPLATMNALLSPRTVVVVGSHRTPGDPAGTYHQALRMGQFCGTLAQVDPTGASDGFRSVGEVPWRPDLAILAVPGPHLLAALDDCADAGVRAVAVVTATSHDEGLQLSARASRRGLLMIGPGSLGVLNPLPLVRLNATAIRHGVRAAGAVAEQDAEQDAGRVAGVAVAVRGSLLATQLLEEIWRRSLPLSGFVDLGDAANVSAQQVMSCWGHGTATQVVILGSSCLTAGLTAEVLSRVVPGSPPHPPLVVLDEGNLAPAQRRCLSALGVIVTESVAESLDVAKLLITQTPPEGSGLLIISDDQAGAMAAARTAALAGAELCHTDHPLRRTIDSLLPASSWSEGVLYLGDQVGPEHYELAVRALRDDGSVHAALLIQSRTGSRHGDDMVAALHQLLSACSRAHATGMLMAAALVDSPAPADGLPWYPDEQKAVRALVLASTGGAGHRPVGGGQDQRGDAPQP is encoded by the coding sequence ATGAGCACGCTCACGACGGCACGTCGCCCGCCACTCGCCACCATGAACGCTCTGCTGTCACCTCGCACCGTCGTGGTGGTCGGTAGCCACCGCACGCCCGGCGATCCGGCCGGGACCTATCACCAGGCGCTGCGGATGGGACAGTTCTGCGGCACCCTCGCCCAGGTTGATCCGACCGGAGCATCCGACGGGTTCCGGTCGGTGGGCGAGGTCCCGTGGCGTCCCGATCTGGCGATCCTCGCGGTACCCGGTCCGCACTTGCTCGCGGCCCTGGACGACTGCGCCGACGCCGGGGTGAGGGCCGTGGCCGTCGTCACCGCCACCAGCCATGACGAGGGCCTGCAGTTGTCCGCCCGGGCGAGCCGGCGCGGGCTGTTGATGATCGGGCCGGGAAGCCTGGGGGTACTGAACCCGCTCCCCCTCGTCCGGCTGAATGCGACAGCGATCCGGCACGGCGTACGGGCTGCCGGGGCGGTCGCCGAACAGGACGCCGAACAGGACGCCGGGAGGGTCGCCGGGGTGGCGGTCGCGGTGCGCGGAAGCCTTCTGGCCACCCAGCTGCTCGAGGAGATCTGGCGTCGCAGCCTTCCTCTGTCCGGGTTCGTCGACCTCGGCGACGCCGCGAATGTGAGCGCCCAGCAGGTCATGAGCTGCTGGGGCCACGGCACCGCGACGCAGGTCGTCATCCTGGGGTCCTCCTGCCTCACCGCCGGTCTCACCGCCGAGGTGCTGTCCCGGGTCGTACCCGGGTCGCCCCCACACCCACCGCTGGTCGTCCTGGACGAAGGGAACCTCGCACCGGCGCAGCGCCGGTGCCTGAGCGCGCTCGGGGTGATCGTGACGGAGTCTGTCGCGGAGTCCCTCGACGTCGCCAAGCTCCTGATCACGCAGACCCCACCCGAAGGTTCCGGTCTGCTGATCATCAGCGACGACCAGGCCGGCGCGATGGCCGCCGCCCGCACCGCCGCACTCGCCGGTGCCGAGCTCTGCCACACCGACCATCCGCTCCGGCGCACCATCGACTCGCTCCTGCCGGCCTCGAGCTGGAGCGAGGGTGTGCTGTACCTCGGGGACCAGGTCGGCCCCGAGCACTACGAGCTCGCCGTACGAGCGCTGCGGGACGACGGCTCCGTCCACGCTGCGCTCCTGATCCAGTCCCGTACCGGCAGCCGACACGGTGACGACATGGTTGCTGCTCTCCATCAGCTGCTGAGCGCCTGCTCGCGGGCACACGCCACCGGGATGCTGATGGCTGCCGCCCTGGTGGACTCACCCGCTCCGGCCGATGGCCTGCCGTGGTACCCGGACGAGCAGAAAGCGGTTCGCGCCCTGGTCCTGGCCTCCACCGGCGGAGCCGGGCATCGCCCCGTCGGTGGAGGCCAGGACCAGCGAGGTGATGCTCCGCAGCCATGA
- a CDS encoding radical SAM protein, which produces MSDPFPGLLLAGAPAARASRTEQPTGNIHAWHLTQRPPALTYELYLVLSGCALQCLNCPTPEVWDRSGGDESPFPEAQSRLQAHRQAVTGSGGGFTLTGGDPFAQPGFTAAVLRAAREQGYRTTLETPGYLGGLVPDTTLDDIGVIVLDLKTTDPQLFRRITRQDINPVLQFTDRLAASGREVHLSYLLIPGLNDSRQNIDDLARFVNAHANISRVEVMGFQHLGTGSYRRLGLPYELRGTAEATTGQIQRARTLFEDQGCITDLGVTIRSPADQF; this is translated from the coding sequence TTGAGCGATCCGTTTCCCGGCCTCCTGCTGGCAGGAGCGCCGGCGGCCAGAGCTTCCCGCACGGAGCAGCCGACCGGGAACATTCACGCGTGGCACCTCACGCAGCGCCCACCCGCGCTGACGTACGAGCTGTACCTCGTCCTGTCCGGATGCGCCCTGCAGTGCCTCAACTGCCCGACACCGGAGGTCTGGGACCGTTCGGGCGGCGACGAATCACCCTTTCCCGAAGCACAGTCCCGGCTCCAGGCCCACCGTCAGGCCGTCACCGGCTCCGGCGGCGGATTCACCCTGACCGGAGGCGACCCTTTCGCCCAGCCCGGGTTCACCGCGGCCGTCCTGCGGGCCGCCCGAGAGCAGGGCTACCGCACCACGCTCGAGACCCCGGGCTACCTCGGCGGCCTGGTTCCCGACACCACCCTGGACGACATCGGCGTGATCGTGCTGGACCTGAAAACCACCGATCCGCAACTTTTCCGGCGCATCACCCGGCAGGACATCAACCCGGTCCTCCAGTTCACCGACCGGCTTGCCGCCTCGGGGCGCGAGGTACACCTCAGCTATCTGCTCATTCCGGGCCTCAACGACTCCCGGCAGAACATCGACGACCTCGCGCGGTTTGTGAACGCCCACGCCAACATCAGCCGGGTCGAGGTCATGGGCTTCCAGCACCTCGGGACCGGCTCGTACCGGCGCCTGGGCCTGCCCTATGAACTGAGGGGGACCGCCGAGGCCACGACGGGCCAGATCCAGCGCGCCCGAACCCTCTTCGAGGACCAGGGGTGCATCACCGATCTCGGCGTCACGATCCGGTCGCCGGCCGATCAGTTCTGA